The DNA segment CGCACTGGGACTTCCGGCGCGGCCGGGAGCGCAACCTCGCCTCCGATGCGGCGCTGTCGCTCACGCAGAGCGTGCTTGTCGTCGAGGTTGCCCCGCAGCTCGGGCTCACAGGCAGAGAGCGGCCCACGCGTTCGCGTTACGACACAATGCTTCTAACAGGCGGGATGGTGCGCGCAGGCATCGTCAAGCCGCGATTCGCGGCCCAGCTGCTCAAGGACGGGCTCTCTGTGAGCCACATTGCCTTTCTCGGCGGCTTCCGCGCTTTCGGGGGCGATGAACACGCCCTCGCTGGTGAGCTGGGGGTGGACGGCGGCGACGAGGTCGAGGCTATGGTCGCGGGAATGCGACGGGCGTTCGGGTCGCTGGGGGACCCGGTGGTTGAACGACACGTCGCCGACACCCCCCACGCATCCTGGTGCCACTATTCCTGGTCGACCGGTGGCGTGCGACTCAGCGTGGTCGCGGCGCCCTCGTCCGAGCCGAGCGCGCGCCGCGCCAATACCGCCGACACCTTCCGGTTCTGGGCAGCGCACCGCCGCTCCCCGGCCGAGCGGTCGGTGCTCGTTGTCACCACTCCCATCTACGTGCCCTATCAGGCTGCGGGTGCAGTCGAGGCGCTCGGAGTGGAGCAGGGACTCGCTGTTGAGACCGTCGGGGTGGATGCGTCATCGAGCGACCTCGGAGCCCTCACCCAGCAGTTCTTGCCCCAGCATCACCTGCAGGAGGTCCGGTCCGCTATTCGGGCGATGCAGGCACTGCGAGCCCGCGTCACAGGCATCGCGGAGCACACGGGCACCGAGTGAGCGCGACGCGCCCGGGGCCGCGTGGAGTTCGCGCCGCCGCAGAAGTGTAGTAATCTAACGGAGTTGCCTTCTCGGAGCTTCTATCCGGGAGGGCGATGCGGGTCCATGGCGCAGCCCGGTAGCGCACCTGCATGGCATGCAGGGGGTCAGGGGTTCGAATCCCCTTGGATCCACCAAAAGTACTGATCAGACGGCCATTCCAAAACCCGAACAAGGGATTTGGGATGGCCGTTCGACGTTTATTCGACACTTTTAGCTTTCGTACTCACTTATTTCGAATGCCCTCGAGGTGTTCCCGGGCGGGTTCGGAATCGCTTGCACACCTCACAGGTATGACTAGTGAAACTCCCCGACCTCCTGCACCGCGTCACAGCCCACGAACCGATCGCGGCATGACCCCCGACGAACTAACGAACTGCACCACTAGCTCGTGCTCAGCGCTTCCTCATCCGCCGCAACGCTCTTCTGCACGGCGAACTGGGTCCGGTGCAATTCCTCGTACCGCCCGCCGACAGCCAGCAGTTCCTCGTGCGTACCGCGCTCCACGATCGAGCCGTTCTCAACCACGAGGATCAGGTCTGCGCTGCGGATGGTGGAGAGGCGGTGTGCGATCACCATCGCCGTCCGTCCCTCCAGCGCCTCGCTGAGCGCCGCCTGCACGGCGGCTTCAGACGTCGAGTCCAGCGCCGCCGTCGCCTCGTCGAGGATGACGACGCGCGGCTGTGCGAGCAGGAGCCTCGCGATGGTCATCCGCTGGCGCTCGCCTCCGGACAGCCGGTACCCGCGCTCTCCCACCATGGTGTCCAGCTGGTCCGGCAGGGACCGGACCAGCGGCTCGAGCCGCGCACGGCGGATGGCGTCCCACACCTCGTCGTCGGACGCCTCCGGCCTCGCGAGGCGCAGATTGGAGAGGATGGTCTCGTGGAACAGGTGGCCGTCCTGCGTCACCATTCCCAGGGTGTGCCGCATGGAGGCGAAAGTGACATCGCGGACATCCGTCCCCGCGAAGCGCACGGCGCCGCTGTCGACGTCGTACAGGCGTGAGAGGAGCTGCGCGATCGTGGACTTGCCGGCACCGGACGTACCAACGAGGGCAACGGTCTGCCCCGGTTCGATCCTGAAGGACACGCCGTGCAGCACCTCCTCGCCGCCGCGGGTGTCCAGCGTGGAAACCTCCTCGAGAGAGGCGAGGGACACTTTGTCCGCGGACGGGTATGCGAAGCGGACGTCGTCGAACTCGACGGCCACTGGGCCTTCGGGGATGGCGACGGCGTCGGGCTTCTCCTTGATGAGCGGGTCGAGGTCCAGCACCTCGAAGACGCGCTCGAAGCTGACCACCGCGCTCATGATCTCCACCCGTGCGTTTGCGAGGCTGGTGAGCGGCGCGTAGAGGCGGGTGAGGAGGAGCGCCAGGGTGACCACGTCACCGGTATTCAGCTGGCCGGCGAGTGCGAGGAAGCCGCCGAGCCCATACACGAGCGCGAGGGCGAGAGCGGAGACGAGCATCAGTGCCGTGAAGAAGACGAACTGGAGCATCGCGGTCCGGACCCCGATGTCGCGGACGCGGGCGGCGCGGACGCGGAACTCGTCGGCCTCCTCGTCGGGCCGGCCGAACAGCTTGACGAGGGTGGCGCCGGGCGCCGAGAAGCGCTCGGTCATCTGCGTGCTCATAGCGGAATTGTGATCGGCGGCCTCGCGGCGCAGCGCGGCGAGGCGGCTGCCCATGCGGCGCGCGGGTACCAGGAAGATGGGGAGCATGATCACGGCGAGAACCGTCACGAGCCAGGACGTGCTGAGCATGACGATCAGGGTGAGGATCAGCGCCACGAGGTTCGTGACCACGCCGGACAGCGTGCCGCTGAAGGCCTGCTGAGCGCCGATCACATCGTTGTTGAGGCGGCTCACGAGGGCGCCCGTCCGCGTGCGGGTGAAGAAGGCGATCGGCATCTTCTGCACGTGGTTGAAGACGGTGGTGCGGAGGTCCAGGATCACGCCTTCGCCGATCCGCGCCGAGTACCAGCGCGTCACGAGTGACACGGCGGCGTCGGCCACGGCCACGAGGGCGATGACGCCGGCGAGCCAAACGATCGTGGTGACCTCGCCCCGGGCGACGATGACGTCGACAACCTGGCCGGCGAGTACCGGCGTCGCGACCGCGAGGAAAGCTCCCACGGTGGAGAGGGTGATGAAGATCAGCAGCTTGGACCGGTAGGGCACCGCGAACGTCATGATCCGTCGAACGGACTCACGGGAGAAGCCGTGCTTGCCGTCCCTGGCGGTCGAGATCTTGTACAGCGAGCTCCAGGCCGCGCCTTCCATGCTCATTGAGGTTCCTTCCGTGGGCACCAATACAAGCCTAGATGGCGAGTTGCCCGAGCTTTGCGACGCGGCTGCCGAGGTGACGCGCGGTGCGCTGGTCAGCGTCATGGACCGCGTCGGGTCCGCGGTGATTCCCCGAACCGGCGCTACCAACTGCATGGACTGGCTCTACCATCAAGCGCTACTCGCCAACACAACTGAGCGACCGGCGTGTGCTGTCGACACTTCAGCGACATCTAGGGTGGTCGAAATTGCCCGATGGCGATAAAATTCAGGATCGCAACATGGAAGATTGGTTTTGGAAAAGACCGATTGACCAGCACTTCGTCCAAGTGAAGTCGAATCCACGGCTGAAAAGAGGCCAGTCCAAAACCTGCTGAAGACAACAGTGGGTCAGGGGTTCGAATCCCCTTGGATCCACAGAAAAATAGTAGGTCAGGCGGTCATTTCAGAATCCGAGAGGATGATGAAATGGCTGTTTTTCTGTGCTGATCGACAGTTTGGCGTAGAGAACCGCCCGCACTAAGCGTTCACCCACGCCGCCATGATGTAGCGCAGGTCACCCGCGTGCCGGTACTCCAATCGCACTTTCTTCCCATGAACGAACGCCTCCCGCAGCAGCGTCACCAGTTCGAACTCCATGGTTCTATCGGAAGCCTGCGATAGCGGTACAAGAAAGAAGTCCGGATCATCCCGCACCCAGACCAGGAACTGTTCTTGTTCCGCGGGGAAAGTTCCCCCGAGATTGGTTCCCCTGCGTGTCCGGGCCTGCACCCGCACAATCTCGCGATACTCGGGCGTAGTGCGCGCGATCGGGATTGTTTTCGCGACCGGCTGAGCGCGCCACTGCACGGTGCGGGTGGCCCCGGCGATGGGCGATTCGAAGATGCGCCCGGTTGTCGGCAGGTAGCTCCCGGCGCGGTAGTCATAGACCCCCCAGGGATCAATGAAGTGCCAGAACGAAGCGATGGATGCACCGCCATAGGCGAAGGCCGGGCGGGGAACAGCAACGCCGAAATGAAGGTGGAGTGGTTGCTGGGTGGGATCTGTGCGGCCCAGGAACTCGCCTCGCTGCACAGAGTCACCCACTGCATGAGGGCTCGAGCCAAGATCCATGTGCAGGTAGACGGTGCGAAAGGTCCGGCCCTGCCCCGTGGTGTGGGACAGAGTGAGGGCGTCCCCTGCCCTGGCCAAGACTGTACCCTCGGCTGCCGCGCACACGTCGAAGACAGAGACGGGGCTCGTATTGAAGTCGGTGGCCCCGTGGAAAGCGCTCGCGACGTTGCTGTTTCTGAACCATCCCCCGCCGCTTGGCCCCAGTTTGATGTCCTGGTCGTAGAACGGAATCGAGAGATCCATTCTGTCGCCGCTGAGGGGATCGTCGAGGAACCTCTGCAGGTTGGTTCCGGCGATTGGCAGGCCCTGCGGCCGGCTCGGGTTCCCTCCGGCCGGGGTGAACGCGAAGGGCTGAAGTGACGAGACGACCGTGGATCTCGTCGAAGCCGTTAGGTAGTCCTCCGGTGGGACGAGCGTTCCGCCGGCGGGGACCAAGGCAGACGGATCATCGCCGACAGCGTGTGCCAACAGGTTGAGGTTGATGTGAATCACTCCTCCGGGAAATCCCGCCAAGCCCCGCCAGAAGAGGGCCGGTGAGCCATCCGGTGGGAGGTGAACAAAGTAACGGGACATCCGTGTCTCCTTCGCCTTGCAGGCCTGCTTCGACGCAACACTCGCATATCGGCCATCCGTTGGCGATGGGTAACAGGATCACGCCTGAGTCTCGGTTGTTGCCCCTTCCTTTCGGGCCGCCTGAGGAGAACAATCTGTGGCATGGGCGTCTGTGATGTGCTGGATGGCTGGGACGACGCGGGGCCGAACTCCGGCCGAGTCGACGACGTGCGAGGCTTCGTTGACGAACTGCTCGAGTCGTGGGGTTTTGACGCGCCGAACTGGAGCGATCAGATGCCGGCGGGATACGAGGACGCGGCGGGCGTCTACACCCGCAACGACGACACAATTCACCTGAATCCCGACATATTCGAAGGTGACGCTAGCGACGCCCTGAACGTTGCGATCCATGAAGGTCTTCACGCGAGCATGGACCAGATGGGTTGGAACGACCCCGACCTGTTGGAGGAGCTCATGGCGGCAGGCGCCGGTTATCAGGCGCTGGAGGACCTGGTGCAGGGGTGTCAGAACCCCACGGAATCAGGTGCGCCAAGCGACATGCCGAGTTACCCGTGGGTCTCGAGCGAAGGGTAGGGAAACCGGATGCGTCCCTTGACTGCGGCTGAAGAGACCGAGTTTGTCGTCGCTGAGAAACGCCGTCGAGCGTGGCAGCACTTTCAACATCGCGGCGTTGCCCTCGATGCGCAACAGAACTTCCTAGATGCGTTGGTAGCTGCGCTCCCTGTTCCGAAGACGCCTCGGCAGGTCCGGTTCAAGATTGCCCTGCGTGAGCGTCAGGCGCGTGTCGAGCGAGTAAGGCATGGGGTCCCCCCGACCATCAGACTGTTGGCTCGTGCGCATACATCGGCCCTGAACGGTCTTGGAATCACTACGGAATGAGGCGGGTGTCAATGCCGCAGATCGTAACTGGCCCGAATCGGGCTGCGCTCGTCGCGGATGGGATCTACTCGACTGCCGCGGCGGAGATGATCGAGCGTGCTCGCCAGCGGTGTCTGGCGAGCATCTTCATCGCCGACCTTCTCGAGCAGACCCAGCGTGGCCTTGGGGATATTGTCGATGCGCTCGCGAATGCGTCCTGGCGTGGCGTTGACACACGCGTGATCCTCGGTGGTTCTCGGGAGAATTTTCAGATCGCCGCGACAGCCGTGGACGCGGAAGCAATCCTGCGTTCCGAGGGCGTAGCGGTTCGCTGGTTGCTCGCCACCCCCCAAAGGGGCAGCCATGCGAAGTTCCTCGTCTGCGATGAACTCTCACTGCTGGGGTCGCACAACTGGAGCCCAGGGTCGTTCTCAGGGGCACAGGTCCAAGACAGCGTGCTGATCGACTCCGCCGGGATGGCCGGCATCCTCCAGGAGAAGTTCGAAGAGCAATGGCGGCGGGCCGACCGAGGCAACCGTGTATAGGTGGGCGTGGGCCGATCTCGCCACGGACCAGCTGCTGGATGACCTGTCGGCGGGCTGCGGATCTGCACCGATTGCCGACAAGAGCGGCTGTCGAATCATCCTCGCCCGAATGTTCGAGGTTGCGGGCGGTGTTCCGATCTCTGACTACGAGTGGGTCGAAGCGGATCTCGCGGACCGACTGCTCCGCGACGTTGCGACAACGTACCTCGCACGAGTGCTTCCGAGGAACGTATCGCTTTCGGGCGTGGCGTTCGTTGACAGTGCCCTGCCATTTCACTCGGAGGCAGTCGCCGCCCGGGTGGTACCGGTGAATTGGTGCTCGGCGGCCGAACTCGCGGTCCTGCCGATCATCGGTCCCGCCACCGCCAATCGGATCGTAGCTGAGCGGAACGCGAGCGGCTCGTTTCACGATCTCGAGGACCTCTCTCGACGGGTGGGCGGATTTGGGGAGGACTCGGCTCGTCGACTCCGCGGCGTGCTCTCGTTTCACCTGTCGCAATCCGCAGCAAATGAGAACACCGCACAACTGGGCGGCGTCGACGCGTTCGTCGTGGCAGCTCGCGTTGGCGGATTCCTTGCCGGAGGCGACCCTGTCAAAGGCACGCTCGGCGCGCTGTTGGCGGTCGTCGCGAACCACCCTTCACCCGCCCATCGCAATCGTCGCGCGATGCCCGTGTCACGCGGACTCATCGACACGATGGGATGGTTCAACTGCGACTGGACGGCCGCACTCATCGACGAGGATTACCTCTCTGCGCTACCCGACCTGCTGGCGGGAACGACTACGTCGATCGACATGTGCATGTTCCACGTTGCGGTCGGCGTCCACACCCGGCCGATGATCGACGCACTCCTCGCGGCGAGCCAACGCGGCGTTGCCGTCCGCGTCCTCCTCGACCAGGACAGACCAGATGACCCCTATAACTCTACGGTCATCAACACCGCCGCGCGTCGACTGCTAGAGGCCGGGGGAGTGCCAGCCCGATACGACCCGTCTGACCGACTGCTGCACTCAAAGTATCTCGTCCTGGACTCCCACACAGTGGTGATCGGGTCTCACAACTGGTCTGCTGGCTCGTTCGCTTCGTCCGATGACGTGAGCGCAGCCATCCGGAGTGCCTCGCTGGCGAGCAGCCTTACTCAGAGGTTCGAGACGCTCTGGAATGCGGCGCAGCGCTGACTAATCATCGTGCCCGAGTGTCTAGAGACCGAAACTAGCCGAGCCGAGGTTCGAACAGCCGGCGCCTGACCATCACCAATCGCGAATCTCGTCTGACGTGTCGGAGCTGCTAGCTGTCAACCTCCGCCGGAGCTAGAGCCCGAGGGCGGCGATCGCTGCCGCCGCGGCCTCGGCGATCAACCTGTCGTCGTAGTCCGCGTCGACTTGCGCGCGGCTGGACAGCACAGCGATCACGATCGGCGCGGAGTCGGTTGGGTACACGAGAGCGATGTCGTTGCGGGTGCCGTATCCGCCAGCTCCCGACTTGTCGCCCACGATCCAGTCTGCAGGAAGGTTGGCCCGCACGAGGTTGTCTCCTGTTGTTGTGCCGGTCAGCCATCCCGTTACGAGGGCTTTTTGATCGGCGTCGAGGGTGTCGCCGAGCGCGTATTCACGAAGGGTCGAGGCAAGCGCCCGCGGGGTGCTGGTGTCGCGGTCGTCGCCGGGGAGCGCTGACGGCGCTCAGCGAAATTCCCCAGTCTTGCTCATCGAAGCTCCCCAGGTCGCGGGGTTAGGTTAACGGAACTTTGTGACCGTTGTCACGCGGCGGAGTTCGTTGGATTGGGCGGCGTGGTTGCGGAGCCGGTAGGAGCCGCCGTCGAGGGTGACGACGACGGATCGGTCGAGTAGCCGGTCGAGAATCGCGGCGGCGACGGTGGTGTCGCCGAGGATCTCGCCCCAGGCGCCGACGGGCCGGTTCGTGCTGATCACGATCGACGTTTTCAGGTAGCGCTGGTTGATGACTTGGAATAGCGCTGAGGCGGCCTCGGCGGGCAGAGGCAGGTAGCCGAGCTCGTCGATCTATGCGGACATCCGCATAGATCGACCTATGCCGAGCCCGCGATTATGTCGAGGTCGCTGAGGGGTGGTGCTTGGGCGGCCTGATATCGCGCGGCTCTGGGACTGGGACCGCGTGCTGGGGCTCGGCATAGTTGCGTGTTGCGAGGAGTCTCGATGCGGGAGCAGGGTGCTTCCGCGAAGGAGGCGATGGTGATGGCGGGAACGAGAAGGAAGGCTGGTCAGCTGCGGCCGCACGTCGAGGGCTATCAGGCGTGGTTGGCGTGCCAGGGCTACACGACGGGCACGATCAGGAACATGCTTAAGGACCTCGGCCAGGTCGGTTCGTGGCTCTCTGCAGAGGGGCTCACTGCTGAGCATCTGAACGAGGAGCGGATAGGGATGTTCCTGTCGGCCCGGCGAGCTGCTGGGCGGCGGAGGATCCCAGG comes from the Marisediminicola antarctica genome and includes:
- a CDS encoding ABC transporter ATP-binding protein, producing MSMEGAAWSSLYKISTARDGKHGFSRESVRRIMTFAVPYRSKLLIFITLSTVGAFLAVATPVLAGQVVDVIVARGEVTTIVWLAGVIALVAVADAAVSLVTRWYSARIGEGVILDLRTTVFNHVQKMPIAFFTRTRTGALVSRLNNDVIGAQQAFSGTLSGVVTNLVALILTLIVMLSTSWLVTVLAVIMLPIFLVPARRMGSRLAALRREAADHNSAMSTQMTERFSAPGATLVKLFGRPDEEADEFRVRAARVRDIGVRTAMLQFVFFTALMLVSALALALVYGLGGFLALAGQLNTGDVVTLALLLTRLYAPLTSLANARVEIMSAVVSFERVFEVLDLDPLIKEKPDAVAIPEGPVAVEFDDVRFAYPSADKVSLASLEEVSTLDTRGGEEVLHGVSFRIEPGQTVALVGTSGAGKSTIAQLLSRLYDVDSGAVRFAGTDVRDVTFASMRHTLGMVTQDGHLFHETILSNLRLARPEASDDEVWDAIRRARLEPLVRSLPDQLDTMVGERGYRLSGGERQRMTIARLLLAQPRVVILDEATAALDSTSEAAVQAALSEALEGRTAMVIAHRLSTIRSADLILVVENGSIVERGTHEELLAVGGRYEELHRTQFAVQKSVAADEEALSTS
- a CDS encoding M23 family metallopeptidase, with translation MDLSIPFYDQDIKLGPSGGGWFRNSNVASAFHGATDFNTSPVSVFDVCAAAEGTVLARAGDALTLSHTTGQGRTFRTVYLHMDLGSSPHAVGDSVQRGEFLGRTDPTQQPLHLHFGVAVPRPAFAYGGASIASFWHFIDPWGVYDYRAGSYLPTTGRIFESPIAGATRTVQWRAQPVAKTIPIARTTPEYREIVRVQARTRRGTNLGGTFPAEQEQFLVWVRDDPDFFLVPLSQASDRTMEFELVTLLREAFVHGKKVRLEYRHAGDLRYIMAAWVNA
- a CDS encoding phospholipase D-like domain-containing protein; translated protein: MPQIVTGPNRAALVADGIYSTAAAEMIERARQRCLASIFIADLLEQTQRGLGDIVDALANASWRGVDTRVILGGSRENFQIAATAVDAEAILRSEGVAVRWLLATPQRGSHAKFLVCDELSLLGSHNWSPGSFSGAQVQDSVLIDSAGMAGILQEKFEEQWRRADRGNRV
- a CDS encoding phospholipase D-like domain-containing protein translates to MFEVAGGVPISDYEWVEADLADRLLRDVATTYLARVLPRNVSLSGVAFVDSALPFHSEAVAARVVPVNWCSAAELAVLPIIGPATANRIVAERNASGSFHDLEDLSRRVGGFGEDSARRLRGVLSFHLSQSAANENTAQLGGVDAFVVAARVGGFLAGGDPVKGTLGALLAVVANHPSPAHRNRRAMPVSRGLIDTMGWFNCDWTAALIDEDYLSALPDLLAGTTTSIDMCMFHVAVGVHTRPMIDALLAASQRGVAVRVLLDQDRPDDPYNSTVINTAARRLLEAGGVPARYDPSDRLLHSKYLVLDSHTVVIGSHNWSAGSFASSDDVSAAIRSASLASSLTQRFETLWNAAQR